From the Mus musculus strain C57BL/6J chromosome 10, GRCm38.p6 C57BL/6J genome, the window GTTTCAGAAAACCACTCAGAGCAGTGGACTCATGGACAAAGGTTGGGATTGAGCCAGGGTTGGAGACTGCTGAACATGTGTTGCTATTAACTGGAAGACCATGAAGAGTACAGTAGTGCACATAATCTGTTTAACTGTTGCCTTGAAGGAAGTGCCCTTTCAGTTGTCTGTGCTCTTTAGAGCCCAGTGAATGATAGGAATTTTGCTTCTGAAAGGCCAACTTTCTACTTAGGGCTCCCTGGTGTTTGGgttttactaaaagaaaaaaaaaaaaaacttgagttaTTCTCCTGGGGCGTTAAAGGAAcatttgtcttctcttcctttcccatgtACCACGTCATCACCATCTCTGCCATGGGTAGCTATGTTGGTGAGAGACCCATAGCTAACACTGAGATTCACATGTTTGGTGCAGCCAGCCACAGAGATGGCTTACATTGTCTTAAAGTTGGGGAAAGGGAGACACACAAAGTCAGGTCTTGAACACTATCTGAAGCTACCACGTTTCAGGGTGGCTAGAGGGCCAAATGGAAGGACGCCTGCACAGCATCCACTGGGCTAACTCAGGGCACCGTCTTCTACTGTTTCATTTTTCTCAGGGTTGCCTTACTCTTAAAGGGAAATTTATGTGAGATTTTATAGAGTAATATGATGAGATCTagaagttttaatttaaaaatattctccaTAAAGTAAATAAGCATagtcaacaatcaaagaaactcAAGATACGCCTGGTGCATTGCGCCcgttaaagaaatgtttaagttCATGGTGCTTTCGGAGGAACTGCCATTAACGTCGGATCCCACCGAAGTCCTCCCGGAGCAACTGGTGTGTTCACTGTTCTTTCTCGTTTCCTGGTGGCCCTGTTGACTGCTGCTCCGTGACCTTGAGAAATTCATGGTGCTTTGCCCATTGGTGACACCAACCCCCACCTTCACCTCATTCTCTTGCGCAGGGAAGAACCAAACTTGTTCTGGCGATCAGAAGTGTGAGCCAGTTCTTCTTCAACTGAAAGGAAAAGCACTGGTGAATTTGGAGACAGCTGAGAGCCTTGGACCTTTTATCACCCATTAGAAGCTCCTGGCCAGTATTTCTAACTCGCCACCCTGTGAGTTACAGAAGACCGAGTTTCTATTGTGGGATCTCACCTCTGGCTTCCTTTTAAAAGTTGCATtgatattttctctgtgtgtgtatgtgtgtagtcatGAGCATGGCACAGCCTATGTGGAGATCTGAGGACAACTTGGATTGGTGTGTTCTCACCTTCCACCATTTGGTCCCAGGGATTGGTCTCAGGTCATCAGGCGtggcggcaagcacctttacacACTGCCCAGTCTCTCTGACCCTCGTCAGTCACTTCTAAAATTGTCCCTGGTTAGGACAGATGGTTACTGAATCAAAGATCATTAACATCCAACTATCTTGTTTAGCAGATGTTTATATTCTCATATTCAGTAAATGTGTGTAGGACATTAGTTGGAGATACAGGAATTAGGAAAGCAAAGTTTCTGTGCTTTCCTCCTTTTCCAAAATACACTTGGGACTATGTCATCCATCGGCAAGGCAACTCATTCTCTGTTTGGGCTTTAAGCATGTAGCCCCTTTTACTGGCAATCCTTTCAACTTTTCAGAGCCTATGAGTTCCTAAGCTAACACCGCTCTGCTTGAATACTACAATCCGTAAGTGGTACCCTACTTCTGCTGATTTTCTAAACCCAGTGGCAATTCCCAGTCCCCAGTTTCCACTCGCTCACCCCTCCCACCATGCAACCTTTTCACTGCCCACAGACCTTcaactagtgtgtgtgtctgtcagcaACAAAATGTGATTTAACCTTGAGATCTCTGTTAAGATCTAAGTATACATTCTGTAGATGCTTctggtatgcacacacacacaagtttttgTTCCCGACAGCTACCTACACTGATTACCAATGCCATGCTTATGGAATTGACCTAGACAATATTCTTATTGTCTATATCAAGCTATGCTATCAATCCCTTATCATGTACCTGGTAAACCTTTTCTACCTGGCTTCCATCCTTCCATGATCCCATATTATGATACTTAGGGAATGCTCCATATTCTTAGATGAGGATATGTCCTAGGCTATGTGAGCCACAATACTTAATATTTGTCCAGCAATTATGTACCAGATACCCTGTGCTAAGTTTGCATGTGTTAGCTTGTCTAATTCTTGCTCACTTCTTAATTCATGGATGAGCAGAAAGAGACCATGAGAAAGCAGTTTCTCCCAAGACTGTAGAAATGGATGTATTCAGGATTTGATAGCAAGCAACCTCACTTTAGAGTCTGTACTTTCAGCCACTGGGTTACATTGCTTTTCCACATAGATGATTTGCTATTTCAAACATATTTTTTTGAGATAACCGTGGGCTTAGATTATGAACTCATTGAAATAGTAATTTCTTCCCGGACTGTATAAGAAGTGCTTTAAATGAGTGACTAAGATATACATTATAGAGCTGAAAGTGGGTGGCCCAAATAAGAGACCGAAGGGACACAGCTAAAAGAGACCGAGGATGGGGGAAGATGAACTTGGTGAGCTGTGGTGAGTCacctagtcagtgacaaaactgTCCACtctgcagagaataagagaagtAGAATCATTTACCTCTCTCCAAAACGAGCTTGCAACAGGGCTATCATTTTAATCTCTGCATTTAATCTACTGGGGAGGATGTGCAGAGAGATTCAGCAGATGGCTTTCAAAACATCTGAGTTTGTTATGGAAAATTATATAAGCAATAACAATTTCCTTTGTTGGGCCATGGGGTGAAGAATCTTCCTGACTTGGGGGAGATATTTATGTGAATTATCCTCCCTAGgaataatttgtatttcttttatattaaaaGATCAACCCACCCAAAGCTTTTGTCAGAATTCTTTCCTTATTTACAGACTTTCCACAGTTGCCTTCAACTTGGTAGTAAGTTTATTTGCTTGGTCCCAGAAACCGATCCACTTAGTTGGCAGGAGACCTGCGTTGTAGTGTATGGGCTAAGGCAGCTCTGGAGCCAGGCAGCAGGGATTCATCTCTTGCCTACTGCTTTGCAGGTGAGTCACCTTGGGGTGGCATAATTATTCTAAGACAATTATAATGCTACCTATCATGACACAAATGGCCATTTCTTGGGATTTATAAGCCAGTGGGAGTAATAGTAGCTAGCTGTTTATTCAGAATGGGGACCGTTTGGAACTGTCTGTCACAGCTTATTCCTGTAGCTGAACCCTGCTGCTGCTATTCCTACAGACAAGAAGGCTAAAAGCTTTGGAGGATTAAgtagagaagctgtgttccataCTCAAATGCTAATTGATTTGGTTCTGTAATTGGGAACTTAGCAATGTCACTCTGCTGACTGGTTGCTTCGCTCTTCCCAAGGAACTAAAATGTGTGAATGAAATCCGAGAAAGAGGCTTTAGCCTCACTGTATTGTCAAATGttgtttgtctggtttttttttttaagatttatttatttattatatgtaagtatactgtagctgacttcagacactcacTCCAGAAAAGGGGcagatcttgttacaggtggttgtgagcctccatgtggttgtgctgggatttgaactcaggaccttcggaagagcactcagtgctcttatccgctgagccgtCCTCTCCAGCCCCGTTTGTCTGTTTTGTAACACACAAGTTGCTGAAGGTGTGACCACTTGTTAGCTTTACTTACTCTATCTAACTAAGCCCTCAGACATTCGGCAGATACACTCTAATAAACTGACAGCTTTTACTGCTGTCAGTTATTTAGAGCACAGTTTGTTCTTGATCAGGGTGATAATACCTTGAAAGATGGGCGGCACTAGAGGTGGAGGTTTTGGACTGTTAGAGAGCAATGAAAACCGCATCTTGCACCTTATGATATATGAAATGTTCATGGCCCTGGTCCATAGTGCATTTGGCTATTTCTGGAAAGTTTTAAGGCCCAGCCCGCCTCCCCGAGAGTTGTTTCTCAAAGCAATTGACAGACTAAAATGTTCGGGACGTtggagacttttctttttttctccatgaGAAAATTAATGTTCTCGACACACTAATTACATTTCCATGCACCATTAGCTGCCAGGGCTTGCAGCGTGGTGATGAGTGTTGAATGACGACAGTGCCTCCATTTACTTCCCATCGCATCCTAAAGTGCCTCTCTTGTGTAACCGTCTAGGATATAGGAAGCTCACGAGCTGGCTTTCTGTTTTAGGATGCAGGACTCCTGCGGTTCTGTGAACACAGCAGTTCATCTGTCAGTGTCCTGCTCTTCATAGAAACAAAATGGGAATCGTTACACTTGTAGCTCTCGGTGGAAGATTAACTATAGGGCATTTGCCCATATGTTTATAATATGGATCGAAGCGGAGGCTGTTAAATAGAGATACAGACTGGCGATATTTGAATCTGGGCCAAAGGATCTCCTTGGCCCTCTTAAACTGCAGAGGAACAGTGCTACACACCCTTCAGGAAATGACTACAGAAAGAACTAGTTCTTAAGCAACAGGCCAGAGGCAAGACTTCCACTGTGTTCAGTGACTGATGCACAGATTTGTCCCACTGTAAGAAATGGTGCTTCCACTGCCTCCAGCTTCCCATACTCCCTTGACTACAGCCCAGGCATGCTTTATTAAGAGCCAGCAAAAGAGAGTGACAATGGGGAAGGTGGTTTATTTCATGACTGGGTTGTTCCTTAGGTATTCAGAAGATCCTGCCTGGTAACAGGTCTCCGCTTTGACATTTTGGAAAAGAAGTAAAAGTGAAAGAGTTTAGATTTGGCTAAGTTCAAGGGCTGAGTTCAGTCTTAACTTGGCCTGAGGCCAATATCAGAAACCTACAAGTTTacatctctggtgttagattaatttttttctgatgctttttttttttctttataaatgtaaGACTGTGTCCTCTTGAACTAAAAATTTTATGGTAAAACTCTGTCCCAGTGCCTAGGACAAGCCATAGAACATAGTAGGGCTTTAGTTTGGTCTGCCACCAAAAATTTGCTCACTCCCACTGTGAGGTTCTAAAGCTCTAGGGCCAGATGAGGCCGTTAAGAACAAAACTGTGCTCTCATGAATGGATCAACAAGTAATGAGATTATGcgttattttcaaaataatttggcTCTGTCTTTTAGGTGCATCCCTCTTGCTATGGGACCACAGAGTCTCTACTTGCAAGTGGTACCTCACTTAATGGGGCCATTTGACCTTGGAATTCCCAGGCTTCAGAACTATAAAAAttaagtttcattttaaaaaaaaatgtggtactgcACATCGCCTGGGTCTGAAAGTTCTGAGAGAGAAGGACTAAATTTGTGGTTTGAGAAAATCCAGGAGTTAGGGCAAGCTCATTAGCATGTCCTACCCTTTGgaggtgtgtcttagtcagggtgtgactgctgtgaacagagaccatgacggaggcaactcttgtaagaacaacatttagttggggctggcttatagatttAGAGGTTCAGCCCATCATCACCAAGGCAGGAGTATAGCAAtgtccaggcaggcctggtgcaggaggagctgagagttctacatcttcatctgaaggctgctagaagactggaggagggtcttaaagcacatgcccacagacacacatctgctccaacaaggctacacctattctaacaaggccacacctctaaatggtgccactccctgggccagcaTCTGCAGAACATCACAAGGGGTAAAGGGAGAAAGGATGAAGATATATGAATTATGTGCCCACTGTGCTCACATGTTGCAGAACACTTCCCATCTGTTGACCCACAGATGTAGTTGTGTAGTGTTTATTGTGACTTGAGCTCCCGGCAGCTTCCCTGGGGAGGGATGTGCTCAGGACAGATGGAGGTCACTATGCAACAGGCATAGTGTTATGAACACATGGGACAGTTCTGGGCTGAGCAGTGTGGTCTACCACACTGTCCTGActggtttttatgtcaacttgacacaagcccgagtcctctgagaagaggaagcttcatttgagaaaatgcttctggaAGATTGGACTGTAGCCAAGCCTAGAGGGcagcagctctcaacctgtgggtcaaaacCCCTTTGGGGGGCAAATTTCACTGGGTTGCATATCTGATATTGCATATCAGGTATTCACACTATGgttaataataacaaaattacagttatgaagtaactaCTGTAGGacaccctttcctcttcaagttgtTTTTCAtcgtcatggtatttcatcacagcaatagagacaaTTGCTAAGAGAAACACTTTGTCTGCACAGCCGGTGACACAGTGCAGGGATGCTGGGCCACACTTCCAGCTGCAGGTTGGCCTTTCCAGGGTGTTCTGAGGAGTATGATTTGCTTAGACCTCAGAGGTATctaaatacttaaataaaatacTGTGTGCTCACTTGTGTTTCTCATGTTACAGATATTTCCCCAGGGACAAGAGAAGCTGTAGAACATGTCATCTTTTTATAGGCCACCAGCGTCCCACAGAATCATCCTATCTATCATAACTGTTGAGCAGAGGCCACGGGGAGACTGAAATCCAAGAGGCTCTTGTGatctgtttgtcttgttttgtgctTGATGCGGTTTTGAGACACTGTACACTGTAGGGTTTATCCTGCTAAGGAGGCAGCTGCAGATAAAACAAGTATGTGAAGAATGCAAGTCCTTGACTGACACCCACTTCTGCTCTCCAGTGACAGTGGGAGCCCGGGGCACCTGTGCCTGGCCGTGCTCACTACAGCAACTGTGAGGGGCCTTCTGCGTAGAAATGTTTGTAGCCCCGGACAGTGAGCCAGTGTGCAGGATTGAGGGAACACTGCTGCAAATGTTTGGGGTCATGATTTTCAGATTCTtctttgttttggagttttttcTGAGGTTTGGAATTCTTAAATATCTGGGTACAGAATTTCTAGAAGTCTGTTCTTGGGGACAGGGAGGGGTGTGATGAACTTTATGAAGAAAAAGATGTTTGGTGTGGGTCTTGTAGAGGACAGTGCAGTGTCCCTTAACCATCCTGCAGGAGAGCCCTTTGGAGCCCAACAACCCTTCACAAGGGTCACCaaggaccatcagaaaacacagatgattcataactagcaaattTATAgtcatgaaatagcaacaaaaataattgtatggttgggggtcatggcaacatgaagaactgtgttaaagggctgCAGCTTTAGTGAGGTTGAGAACAGCTGGGCTCCAGAGTTCTCCTGGAGGCCCTGAAGGGAAGCAGCATTTTGTAATGCAGTCTGCCATCTCGGGGTTCCCTGTGTTCTAAGTCTCACTGTACACATGAGCGCCCCTAGTTGTTCGGCTGCTGGGGCCTGATATTAGTAATTACTTAAGAGCACACAGGAATGCTTTGCTTGATCTTGGCGAGTTTTTGTAGACTGAGCAGAGACTTTACAATCGTTTTAAGACAGAGACTCATGTTATAGTCCAGGCTCAACTCAAATTTAAGCAagtctcctgtctcagcccccTGGGTGCTAGAATCACAGCTGTGTACAACCATACCAGCTTTCAAACTTGTTTTTTTCAGTAGTTTAATATGAAACCGTCCAAATTAAGAAGCGGGTTGACTTTAGTGACGTGCCTAAAATAAGCATTAACCTTTATGGCATCTAGAACTTACTGAAAAACCAAATGAACATGCACCCTCTCAAAACACAGCTCGGCTCCAGAGCAAACAATCTCAGTCCAGGAACAAAACGCCCACAGCAGATCACCTAAAGCTTCTGAATGTATCCCGTGGTTTccggttggttggtttgtttgttttttaaatctaccCATCTTATGGAAAATCTCTGCTGCAGTCCAGATCCAATGTTTTGCGTTGGCTAAACGCCGATAGCACAATGCTTAGAACATTTCTTAAGCAGAAGTTCAGAGGCTGAAGAAGGCATACGCACATGTACATGATCAtgggtgtatacatgtgtgcagagTCAtgaaaacctgtgtgtgtgtgtgtactatgagTCCATCTTGACCTGCTGTATGCCTCACTTCACGCTTGAATCATTTTCGAGGTTCTGAAGGTTTATCTTGAGAAGGAAGCAGCAGAGATAAGATGTGGGGGTAGTACGATGGACTAGTTCCCACCTGGGCCATTCAAATCCCTTAAGTCTCTCAGCGGCACTCAGTGTCAGTGGGAGCCCAGTGCACGTGTGACTGACAGTAGTCCTTGTGAGGACtatgacatatacacacacatctgttaCGTGGGGGAGGCAGACCGTGGACAGCATAGAGTCTGATGCCTTGAGAAATAAACAAGCAACCCTATGTCCAATTCGGTGATTCACAGTTGACTGTCTACGGGGAACCACAGTGAAGGACGCCCTATAGCAAGTGGACAAACCCTACGTACCTCATAACTTACAGAGTTGAAAGTATCAAACTTTGCCCCGTTCATCAAGAAAGGGCTGGAGGGTGGGGGAAGAAATCTGTCAATCAAACAGGTACATCTCCCCAGCTTCCCAGAGCACCTGCCGGCTTGGGTGTGTTTCAAGGATGAACCAAACCCTTCCTCGTGGGGTCTCACACTTACCTGCCATCAGTTTGATCCTGAAGTAGGcaagaaggaggagaagcagcaaggTCACAGGCAGGAAGATCCCCAGGACCAGGACAGGGCCGGGGAGTTCCTGCAAGAAGATTGCCAGCACGGAGCTCATGGTCCCCACTGCTCGGGACAGGCGACTTGGCTCTGCTCTGTGGTTGTCCTTTCCCGAAGTTCTGGCCTTTGCTCATGCTTTTCCATGAAACCTGTTGTGGACTTTGCTCTGGCTTATTAGTGGAGTGAATACTGGAGCGCTGTTGGCAAGTTACTCTGTAACTCAGCTACAGTTGTAGAAGAACCGAAGAGTAAACCTCCCAAGCTGTCCTGGAGATGCGTCTTTGTCTGACAGGAAGTGGGATGGTCCTGGTAGGCTGGGGTTAAATATCTGACTTCAAACAAATGCCCTTCTCTCTATGTGTTTTCACAGAAACCCAGGCCCAGGGAGAACATTTACCCCTCTTCCTACATTTCAGAGCTGAAAATGTCGGAATTGTCATGGTAATGCCCATAGTTGATGTGACAGATACTGAGAAGGAAAAACACGCTTGCCACATGTGAAAACTGCCTGGTTGGTTCTGCTCTGAGTGCCTCTCTGGAGGGCACATTGATGGATTTGACAATCACTTAATTCTACTAGAGCCTGACCTTCAGTCTGGAAGTCAGATATACGCAGCAGAGACGTAGATGATAGCCGcaggtgagtgggggggggggggggtccagacAACGGCAGGGCCCTGCCCTTTCCTAACTGCTGCAGCTCACTTTCCTCTCCGCTGTCTACTCATTTGCCTTGGCCCAAAATGCAGG encodes:
- the Smlr1 gene encoding small leucine-rich protein 1, which codes for MSSVLAIFLQELPGPVLVLGIFLPVTLLLLLLLAYFRIKLMAVEEELAHTSDRQNKFGSSLRKRMR